In the Pseudomonas sp. DTU_2021_1001937_2_SI_NGA_ILE_001 genome, one interval contains:
- a CDS encoding bestrophin family protein, producing MQKTILSKLRFLSKTFGYVGWSLFWLLIWDVIVTVDFMLFLDYKYSFPAMPLTLLGSALVVLTSFRNSSAYNRWWEARTLWGALVNNSRSFARQVLTLIDGDSNPVKATLLRRHVAYVKCLSAHLKGDTCGAEVQELISADEFERRHQTNNFPNDLLSISALLVAQEYEAGRLDSIRLARIESTLVDISNCQGGMERIANTPLPYPYVAFPRLFITLFCLIVPIGLVETLGWFTPLASTVVGFMLLAIEKIGTDLQSPFRTSEHEIQMKALCENIERNLDSMLRFTEIERRIR from the coding sequence GTGCAGAAAACGATCCTTTCCAAGCTCAGGTTCCTGAGCAAGACCTTTGGTTACGTTGGCTGGTCGCTGTTCTGGCTGTTGATCTGGGACGTCATCGTCACCGTCGATTTCATGCTGTTCCTCGACTACAAATATTCCTTCCCGGCCATGCCGCTGACCCTGCTGGGCTCGGCGCTGGTGGTGCTCACCAGCTTCCGCAATTCCAGTGCCTACAACCGCTGGTGGGAGGCGCGCACCTTGTGGGGCGCGCTGGTCAACAACTCGCGCAGTTTCGCCCGCCAGGTGCTGACCCTCATCGACGGCGACAGCAATCCGGTCAAGGCGACCCTGCTGCGTCGCCATGTGGCCTACGTCAAATGCCTGTCGGCACACCTCAAGGGTGACACCTGCGGCGCCGAGGTGCAGGAACTGATCTCGGCCGATGAATTCGAGCGTCGCCACCAGACCAACAATTTTCCCAACGACCTGCTGAGCATCTCGGCGTTGCTGGTGGCCCAGGAATACGAGGCCGGCCGCCTGGACAGCATCCGCCTGGCGCGGATCGAGTCGACCCTGGTGGATATCTCCAACTGCCAGGGCGGCATGGAGCGTATCGCCAACACGCCGTTGCCCTATCCCTATGTAGCCTTCCCGCGGCTGTTCATCACGCTGTTCTGCCTGATCGTGCCTATCGGCCTGGTGGAAACCCTTGGCTGGTTCACCCCGCTGGCGTCCACGGTCGTGGGCTTCATGCTGCTGGCCATCGAGAAGATCGGCACCGACCTGCAGAGCCCGTTCCGCACCAGCGAGCATGAAATCCAGATGAAGGCCCTGTGCGAGAACATTGAACGCAACCTGGATTCGATGCTGCGCTTCACCGAAATCGAGCGTCGCATCCGCTGA
- a CDS encoding DUF2314 domain-containing protein — translation MTDQPVYSVESEDPELQRAVAAARSTFKFFYRELSWEYRRIIPALDMAAVKVAFPVELAGPDEPSVENMWVSNIEFDGQTLRGVLLNEPHWVHSLQAGDPVSVPFTDLVDWMYVCAGQVYGGFTVDVMRSGMDDPARAEHDAAWGLAFGEPGFVVLAMPEADGAPLRLARHLEGVAERAALADLERCEHPMAVNTQADIDAGLAQDPSLVNQYDDTESSYLHREALAGNHGFAAALLRHGADPLATDSNGRTPLQLAQRIGWPRIVELLEGRGARLH, via the coding sequence ATGACGGACCAGCCTGTTTACAGCGTGGAAAGCGAAGATCCGGAACTGCAACGGGCGGTCGCTGCCGCCCGGTCGACCTTCAAGTTTTTCTATCGCGAGCTGTCCTGGGAGTACCGGCGGATCATACCGGCGCTGGACATGGCGGCGGTGAAGGTCGCGTTTCCGGTCGAGCTGGCGGGCCCGGACGAGCCGAGTGTGGAGAACATGTGGGTCTCGAACATCGAGTTCGACGGGCAGACCCTGCGTGGCGTGCTGCTCAACGAGCCGCACTGGGTCCACTCGCTGCAGGCCGGGGACCCGGTAAGTGTGCCCTTCACGGACCTCGTCGACTGGATGTACGTGTGCGCCGGCCAGGTGTATGGCGGCTTCACCGTCGATGTGATGCGCAGTGGCATGGATGACCCGGCGCGTGCCGAGCATGATGCGGCCTGGGGTCTGGCGTTCGGCGAGCCTGGGTTCGTTGTGCTGGCGATGCCGGAAGCCGATGGGGCTCCCCTGCGGCTGGCCAGGCATCTGGAGGGCGTGGCCGAGCGTGCGGCGTTGGCCGACCTGGAACGCTGCGAGCACCCGATGGCGGTCAATACGCAGGCCGATATCGACGCCGGGCTGGCCCAGGATCCGAGTCTGGTCAACCAATACGACGACACCGAAAGCTCCTACCTGCATCGTGAAGCGCTGGCCGGCAATCATGGGTTCGCGGCTGCATTGCTGCGCCATGGTGCCGATCCGCTGGCGACCGACAGCAACGGACGCACGCCGCTGCAGCTGGCTCAGCGTATCGGTTGGCCACGCATTGTGGAATTGCTGGAAGGTCGTGGCGCACGGCTGCATTGA
- a CDS encoding PLP-dependent aminotransferase family protein — translation MTGVPLFPFDPAGIQLDRRQGLSRQLYQALRARILDGRLVGGTRLPASRDLAEALGISRNTVMRAYDQLYAEGFTEGRVGAGTYVAQLPEQTSADASHGKLPTKVSTGLPTGLSTGLSTNCVKKPLFQDDEVIHSEALTRVRRYGLQGPLEGAPRAFRVGIPAFDLFPFATWGKLYGAFWRKPDLSRLGYADPAGDSRLRELIAVYLRTSRGLTCTAEQIVITNGAQQAISLCAQLLLDPGDAVAVENPGYRAAAHAFAIAGARLQGMPLDDEGMACTRLEAAGCRLAYVTPSHQYPTGVVMSLARRLELLDWARRTGGWVIEDDYDGEYRYSGAPLAPLAALDAEARVLYIGTFGKVAFPALRLGYLVLPPALVEPFSQRRALDMRHSEVVSQVVMAQFMAQGHFQRHIRRMRRAALSRRDALLAGWPQDLPGCAPMPRVVAGLHVALKVDSHAREQALVSQAAAVGVEITPLSSYWLPDSPLPVDERAGLVLGFAGVAEPDITAALQRLRQAWQCD, via the coding sequence ATGACCGGCGTGCCCCTGTTTCCTTTCGACCCGGCCGGTATCCAGCTCGACCGCCGCCAGGGCCTGAGCCGCCAGCTGTACCAGGCCTTGCGCGCTCGGATTCTCGATGGCCGCCTGGTCGGGGGCACGCGTCTGCCGGCCAGCCGCGATCTGGCGGAGGCACTGGGGATTTCGCGCAATACGGTGATGCGTGCCTACGACCAGTTGTATGCGGAGGGCTTCACCGAAGGCCGGGTCGGGGCCGGTACCTATGTGGCCCAATTACCGGAGCAGACCTCAGCAGACGCTTCGCATGGGAAGTTACCCACAAAAGTGTCCACAGGGTTGCCAACAGGGTTATCGACAGGTTTATCCACAAATTGCGTCAAAAAACCGCTTTTTCAGGACGACGAAGTTATCCACAGCGAAGCCTTGACGCGGGTTCGGCGCTACGGCCTCCAGGGGCCACTCGAGGGCGCGCCACGTGCATTCCGGGTCGGAATTCCGGCCTTCGATCTGTTTCCCTTCGCCACATGGGGCAAGCTGTACGGGGCTTTTTGGCGAAAACCCGATCTGTCTCGGCTGGGTTATGCCGATCCGGCCGGGGACAGTCGCCTGCGCGAGCTCATTGCGGTGTATCTGCGCACCTCACGGGGCCTTACATGCACCGCTGAGCAAATTGTGATCACCAACGGTGCGCAGCAGGCCATCAGCCTTTGTGCACAATTGCTCCTCGACCCCGGTGATGCCGTGGCTGTGGAAAACCCCGGCTATCGGGCGGCAGCACATGCCTTCGCGATTGCCGGTGCACGGCTGCAGGGCATGCCGTTGGACGACGAGGGCATGGCCTGCACGCGGCTGGAGGCGGCGGGCTGTCGGCTGGCCTATGTCACGCCCTCGCATCAGTACCCCACAGGCGTGGTAATGAGCCTGGCCCGACGCCTGGAACTGCTCGACTGGGCGCGGCGCACGGGGGGCTGGGTGATCGAGGACGACTACGACGGCGAGTACCGGTACAGCGGCGCGCCGCTGGCCCCATTGGCGGCCCTGGATGCCGAGGCGCGGGTTTTGTATATCGGCACCTTCGGCAAGGTGGCGTTTCCGGCCTTGCGCCTGGGTTACCTGGTGTTGCCGCCGGCGCTGGTCGAGCCGTTCAGCCAACGTCGGGCACTGGACATGCGTCATTCGGAGGTCGTATCGCAGGTGGTGATGGCCCAGTTCATGGCCCAGGGACATTTCCAGCGGCACATCCGCCGCATGCGCCGGGCCGCCCTGAGCCGCCGCGATGCATTGCTGGCCGGCTGGCCGCAGGACCTGCCCGGCTGTGCGCCGATGCCGCGCGTGGTGGCCGGCCTGCATGTCGCGCTCAAGGTCGACAGCCATGCGCGCGAACAGGCGCTGGTGAGCCAGGCGGCGGCCGTGGGCGTGGAAATCACGCCGTTGAGCAGCTATTGGCTGCCGGACTCGCCGCTGCCGGTGGATGAGCGCGCCGGGTTGGTGCTGGGATTCGCCGGGGTGGCCGAGCCCGATATCACTGCAGCCCTGCAGCGCCTGCGCCAGGCCTGGCAGTGCGATTGA
- a CDS encoding GNAT family N-acetyltransferase, whose protein sequence is MNTVQIRPVSAADYAQWLALWQAYLHFYETRLADEVTASTWQRMLDEHEPTHAALAWVDGQAVGMVNFIFHRSNWSIEDSCYLQDLFVAPGQRGNGVGRQLIEYVYAGAAEHGSHKVHWLTHETNATAIRLYEQVAERGGFIQFRKTF, encoded by the coding sequence ATGAACACTGTCCAGATCCGCCCTGTCAGCGCCGCCGACTACGCCCAGTGGCTGGCCTTGTGGCAGGCCTACCTGCATTTCTACGAAACCCGGCTGGCCGACGAGGTAACGGCCAGCACCTGGCAACGGATGCTCGATGAACACGAACCGACCCACGCCGCTCTGGCCTGGGTCGATGGCCAGGCGGTGGGCATGGTCAACTTCATCTTCCATCGTTCCAACTGGAGCATCGAGGATTCCTGCTACCTGCAGGACCTGTTCGTCGCCCCTGGCCAGCGTGGCAACGGTGTAGGTCGTCAACTGATCGAGTACGTGTATGCCGGCGCCGCCGAGCACGGCAGCCACAAGGTCCACTGGCTGACCCACGAAACCAACGCCACGGCGATCCGCCTCTACGAGCAGGTTGCCGAGCGCGGCGGTTTCATTCAATTTCGCAAGACGTTCTGA
- a CDS encoding YeeE/YedE family protein, producing MSNPLAASSGRRLGAPLAALFLLLMGTQFLLLSVGMRQVMLLLVGAALGVTLYHAAFGFTSAWRVFILERRGAGLRAQMVMLAIAVLLFFPTLASGTLFGQPVNGLVAPAGVSVIVGAFIFGIGMQLGGGCASGTLFTAGGGNARMLVTLAFFILGSLIATHHVHWWFALPSLPATSMVKSLGWLPALVLNLAIFGLIAWVSVRLEKRRHGQLEAPVSSEHRGWRRVLRGPWILVWGAVALALLNYLTLALAGRPWGITSAFALWGAKLATGMGVDVASWPFWQSAGNAKALAAPVWQDITSVMDIGIMLGALLAAGLAGRFAPNLDIPTRSLVAAVIGGLLLGYGSRLAYGCNIGAYFSGIASGSLHGWLWLVAAYLGNCIGVALRPVFFPGERRQTVLSGC from the coding sequence ATGAGTAATCCTCTTGCAGCCAGTTCCGGGCGGCGCCTTGGCGCACCCCTGGCTGCCTTGTTTCTGTTGTTGATGGGTACCCAGTTCCTGTTGCTCAGTGTCGGCATGCGCCAGGTCATGCTGTTGCTGGTCGGCGCGGCCCTGGGTGTGACCCTGTATCACGCGGCTTTCGGCTTCACCTCGGCTTGGCGAGTGTTCATTCTCGAACGCCGCGGCGCCGGGCTGCGGGCGCAGATGGTGATGCTGGCCATCGCCGTGCTGCTGTTCTTCCCGACCCTGGCTTCCGGCACACTGTTCGGCCAGCCGGTCAACGGGCTGGTGGCACCAGCCGGCGTGTCGGTGATCGTCGGCGCGTTCATTTTCGGCATCGGCATGCAGCTGGGTGGAGGCTGTGCCTCTGGCACGCTGTTCACCGCCGGCGGCGGCAATGCCCGTATGCTGGTGACCCTGGCGTTCTTCATCCTTGGCTCGCTGATCGCCACGCACCACGTGCACTGGTGGTTCGCCCTGCCTTCGCTGCCGGCCACCTCCATGGTCAAGAGCCTCGGCTGGCTGCCGGCGCTGGTGCTCAACCTGGCGATCTTCGGCCTGATCGCCTGGGTCAGCGTGCGCCTGGAAAAGCGCCGCCACGGCCAGCTCGAAGCGCCGGTCAGCAGTGAGCATCGCGGCTGGCGGCGTGTGCTGCGGGGGCCGTGGATCCTGGTCTGGGGGGCCGTGGCCCTGGCGCTGCTGAACTACCTGACCCTGGCCTTGGCCGGTCGCCCGTGGGGCATCACCTCGGCGTTTGCCCTGTGGGGGGCGAAACTGGCCACTGGCATGGGGGTGGATGTCGCCAGCTGGCCGTTCTGGCAGAGCGCCGGTAACGCCAAGGCCCTCGCCGCGCCGGTATGGCAGGACATCACCAGCGTCATGGACATCGGCATCATGCTCGGTGCCCTGCTGGCCGCCGGGTTGGCCGGACGTTTTGCGCCGAACCTGGATATCCCCACCCGCTCGCTGGTGGCGGCGGTGATCGGCGGCCTGTTGCTGGGCTACGGCTCGCGGCTGGCCTATGGCTGCAACATCGGCGCGTACTTCAGCGGCATCGCCTCGGGCAGCCTGCATGGCTGGCTGTGGCTGGTCGCGGCCTATCTGGGCAATTGCATCGGCGTGGCACTGCGCCCGGTATTCTTTCCCGGCGAGCGCCGCCAGACGGTGCTGAGCGGCTGCTGA
- a CDS encoding alanine/glycine:cation symporter family protein, with amino-acid sequence MLEFFNDLSGRVLIVLIVGLGGYFTLRSRFVQFRHFAHMFAVFRDSLRSSSGQLSSFQALMLSLAGRVGAGNIAGVGIAVTIGGPGAVFWMWVTALVGMSSSFIECALAQLYKRKDSEGQYRGGPSYYIQHGLGNRGLGMVMAVLLLVTFGFAFNGLQSHAVTDSLNSAFGFDKTITGICLVTLLGLAFVGGIKRIAAISDLLVPVKTLIYIGVTLYVIAIQIDHVPGMLLTIVKSAFGLDPVYGGLLGSAVVMGVKRGVFANEAGLGSAPNVAAVAEVEHPVAQGVVQAFSVFLDTFVICTCTALLILLSGIYDINYDGNGIVLAQNSLAAVVGDWGRIFISVALALFVFTSILYNYYLGENSLRFLVGEKMKAIVGYRIFVLVLILWGAMVDLNTVFAFADITMTCLAFVNLIALALLFKVAKRILQDYDAQRKAGIKTPVFDSAKFADLDLDRNAWPARPAQQAQGKAGDAAETVPSAR; translated from the coding sequence ATGCTGGAATTTTTCAATGACCTGTCTGGAAGGGTGCTGATCGTACTCATCGTCGGCCTGGGTGGATACTTCACCCTGCGTTCGCGCTTCGTGCAATTCCGTCACTTTGCGCACATGTTCGCGGTATTTCGCGACAGCCTGCGCAGCAGCTCCGGCCAGTTGAGTTCGTTCCAGGCATTGATGCTGAGCCTGGCCGGCCGCGTCGGTGCCGGTAACATCGCTGGTGTCGGTATCGCCGTGACCATCGGCGGTCCGGGTGCGGTGTTCTGGATGTGGGTCACCGCCCTGGTCGGGATGTCCAGCAGCTTCATTGAATGTGCCCTCGCGCAGCTCTACAAGCGCAAGGACTCCGAAGGCCAGTATCGTGGTGGCCCGTCGTATTACATCCAGCACGGCCTGGGCAATCGCGGCCTGGGCATGGTCATGGCGGTCCTGCTGCTGGTGACCTTCGGCTTCGCCTTCAACGGCCTGCAGTCCCATGCGGTGACCGACTCGCTGAACAGCGCCTTTGGCTTCGACAAGACCATCACCGGCATCTGCCTGGTCACCCTGCTGGGCCTGGCCTTCGTCGGCGGCATCAAGCGCATCGCGGCGATCTCCGACCTGCTGGTACCGGTCAAGACGCTGATCTACATCGGCGTGACCCTGTACGTGATCGCCATCCAGATCGACCATGTTCCCGGCATGCTGCTGACCATCGTCAAGAGCGCCTTCGGCCTCGACCCTGTATACGGCGGCCTGCTGGGCAGCGCCGTGGTCATGGGCGTGAAGCGCGGCGTGTTCGCCAACGAAGCCGGCCTGGGCAGTGCGCCGAACGTGGCCGCCGTCGCCGAAGTCGAGCACCCGGTCGCGCAAGGCGTGGTCCAGGCCTTCAGCGTATTCCTCGACACCTTCGTGATCTGCACCTGCACCGCGCTGCTGATCCTGCTGTCGGGCATCTACGACATCAACTACGACGGCAACGGTATCGTCCTGGCGCAGAACTCGCTGGCCGCCGTGGTCGGTGACTGGGGTCGGATCTTCATCAGCGTGGCCCTGGCGCTGTTCGTGTTCACTTCGATCCTCTACAACTACTACCTGGGCGAAAACAGCCTGCGCTTCCTGGTGGGCGAGAAGATGAAGGCCATCGTCGGCTACCGCATCTTCGTGCTGGTGCTGATCCTGTGGGGTGCGATGGTCGACCTGAATACCGTGTTCGCCTTCGCCGACATCACCATGACCTGCCTGGCCTTCGTCAACCTGATCGCCCTGGCGCTGCTGTTCAAGGTCGCCAAGCGCATCCTGCAAGACTACGATGCGCAGCGTAAGGCCGGCATCAAGACCCCAGTGTTCGACTCGGCCAAGTTCGCCGACCTGGACCTGGACCGCAACGCCTGGCCAGCTCGGCCTGCCCAGCAGGCTCAAGGCAAGGCTGGTGATGCAGCCGAAACCGTACCCAGCGCCCGTTAA
- a CDS encoding GNAT family protein, which produces MSDSLLHWQPATLPSSRPLAGRFIRLEKLDPAAHADDLWRVLQGPGADEKLWDYLPYGPFEARDEFDTWLARHATSTDPWFYTVLDAVTGKAEGMISLMSIVPAQGRIEIGHVTFGAAMQRTPKGTEAIYLLAREAFDLGNRRLEWKCNAHNTRSLRAAERFGFRFEGTFRQHMVVKGQNRDTAWFSILDSEWLALRQAFERWLAADNFVDGQQVHTLEACR; this is translated from the coding sequence ATGTCCGACTCGCTGCTGCATTGGCAACCCGCCACCCTGCCCTCCTCGCGGCCCCTGGCCGGCCGCTTCATCCGCCTGGAAAAGCTCGACCCGGCCGCCCATGCCGATGACCTGTGGCGCGTCCTGCAAGGGCCGGGGGCGGATGAAAAGCTCTGGGACTACCTGCCATATGGACCTTTCGAGGCCCGTGACGAGTTCGATACCTGGCTGGCACGCCACGCCACCAGCACCGACCCGTGGTTCTACACGGTGCTAGACGCTGTCACGGGCAAGGCAGAAGGCATGATCAGCCTGATGTCCATCGTGCCGGCCCAGGGGCGTATCGAAATCGGCCACGTGACCTTCGGCGCCGCCATGCAGCGCACGCCCAAGGGCACCGAGGCCATCTACCTGCTGGCCCGGGAAGCCTTCGACCTCGGCAATCGCCGCCTGGAATGGAAGTGCAATGCCCACAACACCCGCTCGCTGCGCGCCGCCGAGCGCTTCGGCTTCCGCTTCGAGGGCACGTTCCGCCAGCACATGGTGGTCAAGGGCCAAAACCGCGACACCGCCTGGTTCTCGATCCTCGACAGCGAATGGCTAGCGCTGCGCCAGGCCTTCGAACGCTGGCTGGCCGCCGACAACTTCGTCGATGGCCAGCAGGTGCACACGCTGGAAGCCTGTCGCTAG
- a CDS encoding FMN-binding negative transcriptional regulator, with the protein MYTPTAFRDTDQYSQWQLIERCRLALLVTQGSQGLQATHLPLLLRRNEGPCGTLYGHLAKGNPQWRDLNAEAEVLVVFAGEDAYVSPSFYPSKAEHGKVVPTWNYLAVHAYGRPRLIDDSSGLRELLGALTERHEAGRAQPWSIDDAADEYIDKMLGAIVGFALPIDRLQGKRKLSQNRDAADIAGVRAGLAASHDPQDQRLAQLMSPQEPL; encoded by the coding sequence ATGTATACACCCACCGCTTTTCGCGACACCGACCAGTACAGCCAGTGGCAACTGATCGAACGCTGCCGCCTGGCGCTGCTGGTCACCCAGGGCAGCCAGGGTCTGCAGGCCACCCACCTGCCGCTGCTGCTGCGCCGCAACGAAGGTCCCTGCGGCACGCTTTACGGGCATCTGGCCAAAGGCAACCCGCAATGGCGCGACCTGAACGCCGAGGCCGAGGTGCTGGTGGTGTTCGCTGGCGAAGACGCCTACGTCAGCCCGTCGTTCTATCCCTCCAAGGCCGAGCACGGCAAGGTCGTGCCGACCTGGAACTACCTCGCCGTGCACGCTTACGGTCGGCCCCGACTGATCGATGACAGCAGCGGGCTGCGTGAGCTGCTGGGCGCCCTGACCGAACGGCACGAGGCCGGACGTGCGCAGCCCTGGTCCATCGACGACGCTGCGGATGAATACATCGACAAGATGCTCGGCGCCATCGTCGGCTTCGCCCTGCCCATCGATCGCCTGCAGGGCAAGCGCAAGCTCAGCCAGAACCGCGACGCGGCGGATATCGCCGGCGTGCGCGCAGGCCTGGCCGCCAGCCACGACCCACAAGACCAACGACTCGCTCAACTGATGAGCCCCCAGGAGCCCTTATGA
- a CDS encoding asparaginase — protein sequence MTHELHSPAQRVMVLYTGGTIGMQASANGLVPASGFEARLAEQLAAQPDLMVPEWRFREMAPLIDSANMNPGYWLRLREAIIEAVDQGCDAVLVLHGTDTLAYSAAALSFQLLGLPAPVVFTGSMLPAGVPDSDAWENVNGALQALGQGLPAGVHLFFHGEQLDPTRCAKIRSFGRHPFAALQRLRGGEPVGLLPAPLDYREPRSEAKIGVLPLFPGLGTAQIDSLVDSGIQGLVLECFGSGTGPSDDPQFLASLERAHGKGVVVVAITQCHQGGVDLDIYEAGSRLRGAGVLSGGGMTRETALGKLQALLGSGLPLDEVRHLVELDLCGELR from the coding sequence ATGACGCATGAACTTCACTCACCCGCTCAGCGCGTGATGGTTCTCTACACCGGCGGCACCATCGGCATGCAGGCCAGTGCCAACGGCCTGGTCCCGGCGTCAGGCTTCGAAGCGCGACTGGCCGAACAGCTGGCCGCGCAACCAGACCTGATGGTGCCGGAGTGGCGTTTCCGCGAAATGGCTCCGCTGATCGACAGCGCCAACATGAACCCCGGCTACTGGCTGCGCCTGCGCGAGGCCATCATCGAAGCGGTGGACCAGGGCTGCGACGCAGTGCTGGTTCTGCACGGCACCGACACCCTGGCCTACAGCGCAGCGGCCTTGAGTTTCCAGCTGCTGGGCCTGCCGGCACCGGTGGTATTCACCGGCTCGATGCTGCCGGCCGGCGTGCCTGACAGCGATGCCTGGGAAAACGTCAACGGCGCCCTGCAGGCGCTGGGACAAGGCCTGCCAGCGGGTGTGCACCTGTTCTTCCATGGCGAGCAACTGGACCCGACCCGTTGCGCGAAGATCCGCAGCTTCGGTCGTCATCCGTTCGCCGCGCTGCAACGTCTGCGCGGCGGCGAGCCGGTGGGTCTGCTGCCTGCCCCCCTGGATTACCGCGAGCCACGCAGCGAAGCGAAAATCGGCGTACTGCCGCTGTTTCCCGGCCTGGGCACCGCGCAGATCGACAGCCTGGTCGACAGCGGCATCCAGGGCCTGGTGCTGGAATGCTTCGGCAGCGGCACCGGCCCCAGCGATGATCCGCAGTTCCTCGCCAGCCTGGAGCGGGCACATGGCAAAGGCGTGGTGGTCGTGGCCATCACCCAGTGTCACCAGGGCGGTGTCGATCTGGACATCTACGAAGCCGGCAGCCGCCTGCGCGGTGCCGGTGTACTGTCCGGCGGTGGCATGACCCGTGAAACCGCGCTGGGCAAGTTGCAAGCCCTGCTGGGCTCCGGCCTGCCACTCGATGAGGTCCGCCACCTGGTGGAACTCGACCTGTGCGGCGAGCTGCGCTGA
- the oadA gene encoding sodium-extruding oxaloacetate decarboxylase subunit alpha, with the protein MSKKIFVTDTILRDAHQSLLATRMRTEDMLPICDKLDKVGYWSLEVWGGATFDACVRFLKEDPWERLRQLRAALPNTRLQMLLRGQNLLGYRHYSDDVVKAFVAKAAVNGIDVFRIFDAMNDVRNLRVAIEAVKAAGKHAQGTIAYTTSPVHTIDAFVAQARQMEAMGCDSVAIKDMAGLLTPFATGELVKALKAEQSLPVFIHSHDTAGLAAMCQLKAVESGADHIDTAISSFAWGTSHPGTESMVAALKGTEFDTGLDLELLQEIGLYFYAVRKKYHQFESEFTTVDTRVQVNQVPGGMISNLANQLKEQGALNRMSEVLAEIPRVRKDLGYPPLVTPTSQIVGTQAFFNVLAGERYKTITNEVKLYLQGGYGKAPGQVDEQLRRQAIGNEELIDVRPADLLKPEMAKLRADIGALAQSEEDVLTYAMFPDIGRKFLEERAAGTLTPEVLLPIPEAGGVARAGGEGVPTEFVIDVHGETYRVDITGVGVKAEGKRHFYLSIDGMPEEVVFEPLNEFVGGGASKRNQASAPGHVSTTMPGNIVDVLVKQGDTVKAGQAVLITEAMKMETEVQAAIAGKVVAIHVAKGDRVNPGEILVEIEG; encoded by the coding sequence ATGTCCAAGAAAATCTTTGTTACCGACACCATCCTGCGTGACGCCCACCAGTCGCTGTTGGCCACCCGCATGCGCACCGAAGACATGCTGCCGATCTGCGACAAGCTCGACAAGGTCGGCTACTGGTCGCTGGAAGTCTGGGGCGGCGCGACTTTCGACGCCTGTGTGCGCTTCCTCAAGGAAGACCCATGGGAGCGCCTGCGCCAGCTGCGCGCCGCGCTGCCCAACACCCGCCTGCAGATGCTCCTGCGCGGCCAGAACCTGCTGGGCTACCGGCATTACAGCGACGACGTGGTCAAGGCCTTCGTCGCCAAGGCGGCGGTCAACGGCATCGACGTATTCCGTATCTTCGACGCGATGAACGACGTGCGTAACCTGCGCGTGGCCATCGAAGCGGTGAAGGCCGCCGGCAAGCACGCCCAGGGCACCATTGCCTACACCACCAGCCCGGTGCATACCATCGATGCCTTCGTGGCCCAGGCCCGGCAGATGGAAGCCATGGGCTGCGACTCGGTGGCGATCAAGGACATGGCCGGCCTGCTGACCCCCTTCGCCACCGGCGAGCTGGTCAAGGCCCTGAAGGCCGAGCAGTCGCTGCCGGTGTTCATCCATTCCCACGACACCGCCGGCCTGGCCGCCATGTGCCAGCTCAAGGCCGTGGAAAGCGGCGCCGACCACATCGACACGGCGATTTCCAGCTTCGCCTGGGGCACCAGCCACCCCGGCACCGAATCCATGGTCGCGGCGTTGAAGGGCACCGAGTTCGACACCGGCCTGGACCTGGAACTGTTGCAGGAGATCGGCCTGTACTTCTACGCGGTGCGCAAGAAGTACCACCAGTTCGAGAGTGAATTCACCACCGTGGACACCCGCGTGCAGGTCAACCAGGTGCCAGGCGGGATGATTTCCAACCTGGCCAACCAGCTCAAGGAGCAGGGTGCGCTGAACCGCATGAGCGAAGTGCTGGCCGAGATCCCACGGGTGCGCAAGGACCTGGGTTACCCGCCGCTGGTCACCCCGACGTCGCAGATCGTCGGTACCCAGGCGTTCTTCAACGTTCTGGCCGGTGAGCGCTACAAGACCATCACCAACGAAGTGAAGCTGTACCTGCAGGGCGGCTACGGCAAGGCACCGGGCCAGGTGGACGAGCAACTGCGCCGCCAGGCCATCGGCAACGAAGAGTTGATCGACGTGCGCCCGGCCGACCTGCTGAAACCGGAAATGGCCAAGCTGCGCGCCGACATCGGGGCCCTGGCGCAATCCGAGGAAGACGTACTGACCTACGCGATGTTCCCGGACATCGGGCGCAAGTTCCTCGAAGAGCGCGCCGCCGGCACCCTGACCCCGGAAGTGCTGCTGCCGATTCCGGAGGCCGGGGGTGTGGCCAGGGCCGGGGGCGAGGGCGTACCGACCGAGTTCGTCATCGACGTGCACGGCGAGACCTACCGTGTGGACATCACCGGCGTCGGGGTCAAGGCCGAGGGCAAGCGTCACTTCTACCTGTCCATCGATGGCATGCCGGAAGAAGTGGTGTTCGAACCACTCAACGAGTTCGTCGGGGGTGGGGCCAGCAAGCGCAACCAGGCCAGCGCGCCGGGCCATGTGAGCACCACCATGCCAGGCAACATCGTCGATGTGCTGGTCAAGCAAGGCGACACGGTCAAGGCCGGCCAGGCGGTGCTGATCACCGAGGCGATGAAGATGGAGACCGAAGTGCAGGCGGCCATCGCTGGCAAGGTCGTGGCCATCCACGTGGCCAAGGGCGACCGCGTCAACCCGGGCGAGATCCTGGTGGAGATCGAAGGCTGA